Proteins co-encoded in one Ziziphus jujuba cultivar Dongzao chromosome 9, ASM3175591v1 genomic window:
- the LOC107427518 gene encoding uncharacterized protein LOC107427518, whose translation MGNPEEPEKPISLYDSSSPSHPLLSKPSPPHDDPPRVPPPYGDPPESDASLYLQISYNYGPRSFRDLPFLILFLIFVLCTYGFGIFSVLHRNTNYSSLSSYVYNSTSTSCVKDSVSSPPNWVLFNVSSGSHFLKDLMWTLVVTLLFTVPICFLLLLLLKRYTKHIVYASLPFFILIPIFFNVYWFVACTVSSSCSDSFPMVYRILVLVFVFLVIGVLLWIIVANWHRIELTVSIIGVASDALSKNLGLFVVLPSLILGLVVYYAPIVVFLVFSRLNGKIVPRESKGEYTCVWKQDSWVPAYFALAILTMLWSATAMVEAQVFVISGTISQWYFRKEDDSTPKRSIRSSLRNAFGPSSGTVCLSGLLICVVRMVRAVVDTARQEEVPGIVNLVLRCCVNVLLSAIDFLNKFTINFAAITGEAYCSSARMTYELLKRNLLSAVFVETISTRLLGGIVFVVSAIYAIAVCAVLNAVSDLGLESYFVALLAWALLILVLAFFVHMMDNVIDTVYVCYAIDRDRGEVCKQEVHEVYVHLPISRNHRSNVVTRTLGV comes from the exons ATGGGCAATCCCGAAGAACCCGAGAAACCCATCTCCCTCTACGACTCCTCTTCACCTTCCCATCCCCTGCTTTCCAAGCCTTCTCCTCCCCATGACGACCCACCTCGTGTTCCACCTCCTTACGGCGATCCACCTGAATCCGATGCCTCACTGTACCTCCAGATCTCCTATAATTATGGTCCCAGATCTTTTAGGGACCTACCTTTTCTAATCCTCTTCCTCATCTTCGTCCTCTGCACATATGGTTTCGGTATCTTCTCCGTCCTCCATCGGAATACCAATTACTCCAGTCTCTCTTCCTACGTTTACAATTCCACCTCCACTTCTTGCGTGAAAGACTCTGTTTCTTCTCCTCCTAACTGGGTTTTGTTTAATGTTTCTTCTGGTTCGCATTTTCTAAAGGATTTGATGTGGACTTTGGTGGTTACTCTGCTTTTTACTGTACCCATTTGCTTCCTCTTGCTCTTGCTGCTCAAGCGTTACACCAAACATATCGTCTACGCTTCGCTTCCGTTTTTCATTTTGATACCCATTTTCTTCAACGTTTATTGGTTCGTGGCCTGCACGGTTAGCTCGTCCTGTAGCGATTCCTTCCCAATGGTTTATAGGATTTTGGTGctggtttttgtgtttttggttATTGGGGTTCTTTTGTGGATAATTGTGGCTAACTGGCATAGAATTGAGCTGACTGTGAGCATAATCGGGGTTGCATCTGATGCTCTTTCTAAGAACCTGGGTTTGTTCGTGGTTCTGCCCAGTTTGATATTGGGGTTGGTTGTCTATTATGCTCCCATTGTTGTGTTCTTGGTGTTTTCCAGGTTGAATGGGAAGATTGTGCCACGGGAATCCAAGGGAGAATATACTTGTGTGTGGAAGCAAGATAGTTGGGTGCCTGCCTATTTCGCATTGGCAATTCTTACTATGTTGTGGTCTGCTACTGCAATGGTGGAGGCGCAGGTGTTTGTGATCAGTGGAACTATTTCACAGTGGTACTTTCGGAAGGAGGATGATTCAACTCCTAAGCGGAGTATTAGAAGTTCGTTGAG AAATGCTTTTGGCCCTTCTTCTGGCACAGTTTGCCTATCTGGCTTACTTATTTGTGTTGTTCGAATGGTGCGTGCTGTTGTTGATACTGCAAGACAAGAAGAGGTTCCTGGGATTGTGAACCTTGTATTACGGTGCTGTGTCAATGTCTTACTGTCGGCCATAGATTTTCTTAACAAGTTTACAATTAACTTTGCTGCAATAACTGGTGAAGCTTACTGCTCATCTGCAAGGATGACTTATGAGCTTTTAAAACGTAATCTTCTCTCTGCTGTGTTTGTGGAAACCATTTCAACTCGCCTATTGGGTGGAATTGTTTTCGTAGTCTCAGCAATATATGCAATTGCG GTCTGTGCTGTTCTTAATGCCGTAAGTGATCTTGGGCTTGAATCATACTTTGTGGCCTTACTGGCCTGGGCACTGCTGATCTTGGTTCTGGCATTTTTTGTTCACATGATGGATAATGTGATTGACACCGTCTATGTGTGCTATGCCATAGACAGGGACAGAGGGGAGGTGTGTAAACAGGAAGTCCATGAAGTTTATGTTCACCTACCTATTAGCAGGAACCATAGATCAAATGTTGTTACCAGAACTCTGGGTGTATAA
- the LOC107427505 gene encoding peptidyl-prolyl cis-trans isomerase CYP21-1, translating to MRREISFLIQPRCLLLLVVLSIFLIFTLSSPRRDEEKVEEVPEITHRVYLDVDIDRQHVGRIVIGLYGQVVPKTVENFRALCTGEKGKSAAGIALHYKGVPFHRIISGFMIQGGDIVYGDGRGYESIYDGAFPDENFRIKHSHAGVVAMVNKGPNSNGSQFFITTVKASWLDGEHVIFGKVIQGMDTVFAIEGGAGTYSGKPRKKVIIAASGEIPKSKWDEEK from the exons ATGCGTCGAGAAATCTCGTTTCTGATTCAGCCGCGTTGCCTTCTGCTCTTGGTCGTCCTCTCCATTTTCCTCATCTTCACCCTCTCCAGCCCTAGACGT GATGAGGAAAAAGTGGAAGAGGTGCCAGAAATTACTCACAGAGTATACCTGGATGTTGATATTGATCGACAACATGTAG GACGAATTGTGATTGGATTATATGGGCAGGTTGTACCAAAAACTGTTG aaaATTTTAGGGCGTTATGCACAG GTGAGAAAGGCAAAAGTGCTGCTGGGATAGCACTCCACTACAAAGGAGTACCATTTCATCGTATAATATCTGGTTTCATGATTCAAGGTGGAGATATTGTTTATGGTGATGGTAGGGGTTATGAATCTATATATGATGGCGCCTTTCCAGATGAGAATTTCAGGATAAAACATTCACATGCAG GTGTTGTTGCCATGGTGAACAAAGGACCCAATTCTAATGGCTCACAGTTTTTCATCACAACGGTCAAGGCCAGCTG GTTGGATGGGGAACATGTTATCTTTGGCAAGGTAATTCAAGGCATGGATACTGTGTTTGCAATTGAAGGGGGAGCTGGAACCTATAGTGGAAAACCCAGAAAGAAGGTAATCATTGCTGCCTCGGGAGAGATTCCAAAGAGCAAGTGGGATGAAGAAAAATGA